The sequence ACAAAGGCCTGGTCGAGTACCTGAACAAGGCAGACGAGGCCCGGCTGCAACCCCTGATCGTGCGACTCGCCGAGGGCCACCGCCTGCACGGCAACTGGGACTGGATCACCAACGACCGTCAGCGCTGGCAAGACCTTTCGCGCGAGGTGCTGGGCAGCGGCCGCATGGCGCGCCGCGCAGCAGAAGGTCAGCCTGCGGCACTGCCCGGGGAAGGTGCACCCCCACCCGAACCACCACCGGACAACACCGCGCCCGTCGTCACGGGACCGCCCCCGCCCGCCGTGCCCCCCACGCTCACCATCGACCCTCGACTGCTCCTCCTGGACCCGCAGCACCAGTTGCTCATGGGACCCGAAGGCCGCACCGAACAGGCCGTGCTCAAACCCATCGAGGTCGACAGCCAGTTGGTGGGTTACCTGGGCTACGTGCCGCGGTTGAAGATGGTGGCCTCGCTGGAGCGCGTGTTCCTCGCGCAGCAGACCCGCACCTTTGCCGCGATTGCGCTGGGCATGCTCGCCGCCGTGCTGCTCAACGCCGCGCTGATCGCGCGCTGGCTCTCGCGGCGCCTGCGGGTGCTCGGCGAAGGCACGGCCGCGGTGGCGCAAGGCGACTACAGCGTGCGTCTGCCCGCGCGCGGCCACGACGAACTCGCCCAGCTTGCCGATGCCTTCAACCACATGGCCACCTCGTTGCAGGCGGCGCAACAGGCGCGCCAGCAATGGATCGCCGACATCGCGCACGAGCTGCGCACGCCGCTGGCCACGCTGCGCGCCGAGATCGAAGCCCTGCAGGACGGCGTGCGAAAGCCCGACATGGCCAACCTCGACTCGCTGGCGCAGGAAGTGCACCGCCTCACCCGGCTGGTGGAAGACCTGCGGCTGCTCTCGCTCTCCGACCTGGGTGCGCTGGACTACCGGCTGGCCACCGTGGACCTCGGCCGTTTTGTGGGTCACCACCTGAGCGACGCCACCGGCCTGCAGGGCGAAGCCCTGAAGGTTCGGAGCGAACTCGATGACGGTGTGCAGATTCGCGCCGACGGCGACCGGCTGGACCAGGTGCTCTCGAACCTGCTGCAGAACACACAGCGCTACAGCAGCGCCCCGACCACGCTGAGCGTGCAGGTGCGCCGCGACGGTACCGAAGCGCGGCTGACCTGGGAGGACACCGGACCGGGCGTGCCGCCCGAGGCCTTGCCCCGCCTGACCGAGCGGCTCTACCGCGTGGACGCTTCGCGCTCGAGCGACAGCGGCGGCTCGGGCCTGGGGCTGGCCATCGCACACGCCATTGTTGAAGGCCATGGCGGGCGCATGCAGGCCTCGGCCAGCGCGCTCGGTGGCCTGCGCTGGGACATCTGGTTGCCCCTGCACGCGGAAGCCGCCCATGACTGAAACACGCCCACGCATCCTCATCGTCGAAGATGAAAACAAGATCGCCGGCGTGCTGCTGGACTACCTCGCCCAGGCGGGCTATGACTCGCACCACCTCACGCGGGGCGACGAAGTGGAGCCCTGGCTGGACAAGCACCCGGTCGATCTGTTGCTGCTCGACCTGATGCTGCCCGGCAAGAACGGGCTGGACATCTGCAAGGCCTTGCGCGCCGGCATGCCCGGACGCCCGGCACCGGCCATCATCATGGTCACGGCGCGCGTGGAAGAGATCGACCGCCTGCTCGGGCTGGAGCTCGGCGCCGACGACTACATCTGCAAACCCTTCAGCCCGCGCGAGGTGATCGCGCGCATCAAGGCCGTGTTGCGCCGGGGCACGCACACCGCCTCAGCCGCGAGCGAAGAACCGTCCGGCGGCTTGACGATGGAGGATGGCGCGTGGCGCGCCACCATCGCCGGCCACGATCTGGGTCTGACTGCGGTGGAGTACCAGCTGCTCAAGGTCTTGAGCGCACGGCCCGGTCGCATCTTTTCGCGCGAACAACTGATGGACCTGATGTACCGCGACGAACGCATCGTCTCCGACCGCACGGTGGACAGCCACATCAAGAAGTTGCGCCGCAAGATCCAGGAACAGCTGCCGGAACACGAGCTGATCCACTCGGTCTACGGGCTCGGCTACCGGTTCGACCCGCTCCCCTAAGACCCGCCCTTGTGCGCGACGCACCAAGGCCCCGGGGTGCCTGCGGCGCCAAGCGCCCGCGCTCCTATTCTTTTTCGTCGTTTATACAAATGCGACGTATTCTTGTTTAGAATTGGCGCTTCACGCAGCCCCACACAGTGGCGCAGTCAGCACCACCGAAAGGACACGCCATGACCACCGGAATCGCCGCCCTCGGCACCAGCCTGATCGTGTTGTTGTGCGCCCTGTGGTGGATCTTTCGCAACTGATGCACAAACAGCCCACGCCGCTAAACTGATGAACTCTTTCAGCGCCACCCTGGCGCCGCCCCTCACGCCCATGCTTGCTGTCGCGCCTTCACGCCTGCACCGCCGTCTGGCCATCGTGCTCGCAGTGGTCGTGTTTCACGTGGGGGCGCTCTGGGCCTTGCAAAGCGGCTTGCTCAAGCGCGCGGTGGAGCTGGTGATCCCGGTGCAAGTGATGGCCGAGTTCATCACGCCGCCGCAGCCGCAGATCGAGCCGCCGCCGCCCGCCCCGCCGGTGGCCAAGCCCACACCGCCAAAGCCGAAACCCAGGCCGGTGCCCCAGCCCCTGCCACAACCGGTGGCCAGGCCCACGCCCGAACCGTCCACGCTCGCACCGGTGGTGCCGCCCAGCCCACCCGCACCACCGGCCCCCCCCGAGCCCGTGGTGGCCGCCGCACCGCCGGCCCCGCCCGCGCCGCCCGCACCACCACGCATCGAGCTGCCGTCCAGCAGTGCCGACTACCTCAACAACCCACGCCCGCCCTACCCGCCGCTGTCCAAGCGCCTGGGTGAACAAGGCAGGGTGGTGGTGCGCGTCTTCATCGAAGCGGATGGAACCGCCTCACGAGCCGAGGTGCGCCAGTCCAGCGGCTTCGAGCGACTGGACCAGACCGCGGTGCAAACGGTGATGCGCTGGCGCTATGTGCCCGGCAAACGCGCCGGTGTGCCCGAGGCCATGTGGTTCAACGTGCCGATCAATTTCGTTTTGGAATAAACCCCGTCAGCAGGAGTCAGAAAAATCATGGAACCACAACTCGCCACTTCGGGCATCGCCCACGTCTGGGCCCAGGGCGACTGGGTCACCCGTTCGGTGGCCATCGTGCTGCTGGTCATGTCCCTGGCCACCTGGATCATCATCCTGTGGAAGGCGCTGGACCAACGCGCCCAACGCGCACAGGCCAAGGGCGTTGAAGGTTTCTGGCACAGCGCCGACTTCGCAGAAGGCCTGGACAAGCTGGGCTCGCCAGAAGGCAACCCGTTTCGGGCCGTGGCCCTGGAAGGCCGCGAATCCACACGCCACATCCTGCACAAGGACGGCCACAACGGTTCGCCGCCGCAGCGCCAGTTGCACGACAGCCTCGACGTGAGCGACTGGGTCGAGCGTTCGTTGCGCAAGAGCGTGGACGACCACACCGCACGCGCGCAGAGCGGGCTGTCGGTGCTGGCCTCGGTGGCGTCCACCGCGCCCTTCGTGGGCCTGTTCGGCACGGTCTGGGGCATCTACCACGCGCTCTTGAGCATCGGCGCGGCGGGCCAGGTCAGCATCGACCAGGTGGCCGGGCCGATCGGCGAGGCGCTGATCATGACGGCGCTGGGCCTGCTGGTGGCCATTCCCGCGGTGCTGGGCTACAACGCCCTGGTGCGCGGCAACAAGGGCATCAGCCACCAGCTCAACCGTTTCGCGCACGACCTGCACGCCTACTTCGTCACCGGCGCCCGCGTCACCGCAGGTGGTGACGGCAAGGTGCTGCCGATGAAGAAAACCCTGTAAGGAGCCCCCATGGCCATTGGAACCTCCCAGGACAACGACGACATGATGAGCGAGATCAACATGATCCCGTTCATCGACGTGATGCTGGTGCTGCTGATCATCTTCATCATCACGGTGCCGGTGATCAAACACGCAGTCAACATCGAACTGCCGCAAGCCAGCATGGAGAAGGTGCTGGACAAGCCGGAGAACATCCGCCTCTCGGTGGACGCCGACGGTGTGTACTTCTGGAACGACCAGCGCGTGGAAGACGCCGACTTCGCCATCCGCCTGACGGCTGCTGCCGCGCAAGAGCCGCAGCCCGAGCTGCACATCCGCGGCGACAAGGCGGTGCGCTACGAACGTGTGGCGCAAGCCATGGCCACCGCGCAGCGCAGCGGCGTGCGCAAGATCGGCTTCATCACCGAACCCGCACCATGAACACGCAAGCTCGCCCGGACCCCGAACGGGAAGCTTTCCCGGCGGTGGAAGAAACCGAACCGAAGGAAGGCACTTTTCCGTCCGTGCCCAGCGAGTCGCTGCTGCGCGGCCAGAAGGCCGTGACGATCAGCCACAACGGATCGATCTACCGCCTGCACGCCACGCGCCAAGGCAAGCTGATCCTGACCAAGTAGTTTTGAATCGTGGGGCGACCTCGGAGATTTCACCGTCTCCGGGCGTCGTTTTTGACCAGCCAAGGGGCGTTGTGCCCGGTTAGCCAGGTCTTTTTTCGTTCGCCCCGGTTCAGGGCTTACAGCCCGATGGCGGCAATGCCTGCGCGCGCAATCTGCGCGTCTTCGGTCGACTTCACGCCGCTCACACCCACCGCACCCAGGCACTGGCCGTCTTTCATGATCGGCACGCCGCCTTCCAGCATGCCTGAGAGGAACGGAGCGCTCAGGAACGATGTGCGGCCCTGGTTGATCACGTCCTCGTAGACCTTGCTCTCGCGCCGTCCCATGGCCGCCGTGTGGGCCTTGGCCGGGGCAATGTGCGAGGAGATCGCGGCTGCGCCGTCCAGCCGCTGCAGGCCCAGCAAATGCCCGCCGTCGTCCACGATGGCGATCGTGACCGCCCAGTTGTTCTTCAGCGCTTCGGCCTCGGCCGCCGCAGCGATCAGTTTGACGTCGGCGCTTTCCAGCATGGGTTTGTTTTTCATGAACTTAAGTCCTGTTGGGGTGTCAGAGAAAGGTTGCAAGTCGGGATTGAGACGATCCGCGTGCCCAGGGCGAACGATACCGCGACCATTGAGGGTCATGAGGTCACAAGTGACCTTACCAAAATTGCGGTTTCTGGCCCCCTGTGTGCCGGGCAGGGCATCACCCTACAATGCATTTCCACCGGTCGGGTGCCATTCCGGCGCCCGGGTACCGGCCCCCACGTGTCAGATGATGAAGGAGATCACCACCATGACCGATCAAGTCCACACCAGCGGCCGCTTCGGCACCGCGGTATCGAGCGATGCGCAGCGCAACAAAGTCATGCGCAACACCTACTGGCTGCTGGCCCTGTCCATGCTGCCGACCGTACTGGGCGCCTGGATCGGCGTGCAGACCGGCATCACGGCCGCGCTCACGGGTGGCATCGGACTGATCGTCTTTCTGGGCGGCGCCTTCGGCTTCATGTACGCCATCGAGAAGACCAAGAACTCCGCCGCCGGCGTGCCGGTGCTGCTGGGCTTCACCTTCTTCATGGGCCTGATGCTCTCGCGCCTGCTGGCCTCGGTGCTTGGCTTCAGCAACGGCTCCAGCCTGATCATGACGGCCTTCGGCGGCACCGCCGGCGTGTTCTTCGTCATGGCGAACCTGTCGACCGTGATCAAGCGCGACATCTCGGGCATGGGCAAGTGGCTCTTCGTGGGCGCCCTGGCCATCATGATCGGCGCGATCATCAACGTGTTCGTGGGCAGCCCGGCCGCCATGGCCGCCATTGCCACCCTGGCCATCGTGGTGTTCAGCATGTACCTGCTGTACGACCTGAAGCGCATCGTGGACGGCGGCGAGACCAACTACATCACCGCCACCCTGGGCCTGTACCTGAGCGTCTTCAACATCTTCCAGAGCCTGTTGATGCTGTTGGGCATGTTCGGCGGCGACCGCGAATAAGCGGCTTCGCGAGCTCCACGAAAAAAGGACCTTCGGGTCCTTTTTTCATGTCGGTACTTTTCCCTGGCCAAACAGGTGTCAAGTTCCTGATTCAAAAGCCGAAACAACAGGGAACCCACACCGACGACCATGCGACACACCGCCCTCTCCGCCTGCCTTCTTGGTGCCGCCAGCCTGCTGGCGGGTTGCGATGCGCTCGGCATCGAGAGCGCCGTCGACGTCGCGGCCAAGAAGGAAGCCGAAGGCAAGGCCATCGGCAGCGCCTGCCGCCACGCGGTGCGCAGCATCGAGGACTGTTTCGGCGGCTACCCGCGCGCGGGCAAGGCCGCCGTGTTCGCCGGCTGGAAAGAGATGGACGAGTACATGCGCGAGAACGCCATCGTGGGCATGCCGGCCGAGCCCGCGCCGGCGGGTGCGGCCCCTGCGGCCAGCCCGACTGCCCCCGACGGCGACAAGGCCGCCAGCGCCTCGCGCAACTCCTGATCCGCCGCCCCGCCCGGTTTACTCCGGCGTCGGGTCCTCGCCCGGCACGCGGGTGGGATCGAGTTCGAACACCGCCATGCTTTCCACGTGCGCCGTGTGCGCGAACATGTTGACCACGCCCGCCGCCACGCAGCGGTAGCCCGCCTGGTGCACCAGCAAACCCGCGTCGCGCGCCAGCGTGGCGGGATTGCAGCTCACATACACAATGCGCTGCGGCGGCGTCCAGCCACCGCGCTGGGCCGGGTTCTGGTGCAGATCCGCCAAGGCCTTGGCCAGCGCAAAAGCGCCTTCGCGCGGTGGGTCCACCAGCCATTTCTGCGCCGTGCCGTCGGACACCAGCAGGCCCGGCGTCATCTCGAACAGGTTGCGCGCGGCAAAGGCCGTGGGCGCCAGCGGGCGGTCGCGGCCGGCCTGGTTGAGCGCGAGGTTGTCGCGCGAGCGCGCCACCAGGGTCTCGCTGCCTTCAATGCCCAGCACCTCGCCCGCCGTGGTGGCAATGGGCAGGGTGAAGTTGCCCAGGCCACAGAACCAGTCGATCACGCGCTCGTCCTTCTTCGCATCCAGCAGGCGCAGGGCCCGCGTGACCAGCACCCGGTTGATGGCGGGATTGACCTGGGTGAAGTCGGTTGGCTTGAACGGCATGGTGATGCCGAACTCGGGCAAGGCGTAAGACAGCTGCGGACCATCGGTGTCGAGCAGCTTGACCGTGTCCGGCCCCTTGGCCTGCAACCACCACTGCACGCCGTGCTGCTGCGCGAACGCACGCA is a genomic window of Hydrogenophaga sp. RAC07 containing:
- the hemP gene encoding hemin uptake protein HemP → MNTQARPDPEREAFPAVEETEPKEGTFPSVPSESLLRGQKAVTISHNGSIYRLHATRQGKLILTK
- a CDS encoding ATP-binding protein → MPSDRTTPTSTLPRSRAWLSRFDTLRVKLFLAIAGANVVLVMSAYLIYSWSFDKGLVEYLNKADEARLQPLIVRLAEGHRLHGNWDWITNDRQRWQDLSREVLGSGRMARRAAEGQPAALPGEGAPPPEPPPDNTAPVVTGPPPPAVPPTLTIDPRLLLLDPQHQLLMGPEGRTEQAVLKPIEVDSQLVGYLGYVPRLKMVASLERVFLAQQTRTFAAIALGMLAAVLLNAALIARWLSRRLRVLGEGTAAVAQGDYSVRLPARGHDELAQLADAFNHMATSLQAAQQARQQWIADIAHELRTPLATLRAEIEALQDGVRKPDMANLDSLAQEVHRLTRLVEDLRLLSLSDLGALDYRLATVDLGRFVGHHLSDATGLQGEALKVRSELDDGVQIRADGDRLDQVLSNLLQNTQRYSSAPTTLSVQVRRDGTEARLTWEDTGPGVPPEALPRLTERLYRVDASRSSDSGGSGLGLAIAHAIVEGHGGRMQASASALGGLRWDIWLPLHAEAAHD
- a CDS encoding MotA/TolQ/ExbB proton channel family protein codes for the protein MEPQLATSGIAHVWAQGDWVTRSVAIVLLVMSLATWIIILWKALDQRAQRAQAKGVEGFWHSADFAEGLDKLGSPEGNPFRAVALEGRESTRHILHKDGHNGSPPQRQLHDSLDVSDWVERSLRKSVDDHTARAQSGLSVLASVASTAPFVGLFGTVWGIYHALLSIGAAGQVSIDQVAGPIGEALIMTALGLLVAIPAVLGYNALVRGNKGISHQLNRFAHDLHAYFVTGARVTAGGDGKVLPMKKTL
- the rlmD gene encoding 23S rRNA (uracil(1939)-C(5))-methyltransferase RlmD, whose protein sequence is MTTAATLHVNSLLTTANAAAHDAPESPLPDGWLAVESLDIDAQGIARRPDGKVVFIEGALPFEQVSVNVHRKKNNWEAGVVTAVHHESSQRVRPGCPHFGLHAGACGGCKMQHLHESAQVAVKQRVLEDNLWHLGKVRAEMMLRPIEGPAWGYRYRARLSVRHVHKKGEVLIGFHERKSRYVADMRVCPVLPPHVSEMLMPLRELIFGMDARETCPQIELACGDSVTAMVLRHLEPLSDDDISRLRAFAQQHGVQWWLQAKGPDTVKLLDTDGPQLSYALPEFGITMPFKPTDFTQVNPAINRVLVTRALRLLDAKKDERVIDWFCGLGNFTLPIATTAGEVLGIEGSETLVARSRDNLALNQAGRDRPLAPTAFAARNLFEMTPGLLVSDGTAQKWLVDPPREGAFALAKALADLHQNPAQRGGWTPPQRIVYVSCNPATLARDAGLLVHQAGYRCVAAGVVNMFAHTAHVESMAVFELDPTRVPGEDPTPE
- a CDS encoding energy transducer TonB; protein product: MNSFSATLAPPLTPMLAVAPSRLHRRLAIVLAVVVFHVGALWALQSGLLKRAVELVIPVQVMAEFITPPQPQIEPPPPAPPVAKPTPPKPKPRPVPQPLPQPVARPTPEPSTLAPVVPPSPPAPPAPPEPVVAAAPPAPPAPPAPPRIELPSSSADYLNNPRPPYPPLSKRLGEQGRVVVRVFIEADGTASRAEVRQSSGFERLDQTAVQTVMRWRYVPGKRAGVPEAMWFNVPINFVLE
- a CDS encoding Bax inhibitor-1 family protein, with amino-acid sequence MTDQVHTSGRFGTAVSSDAQRNKVMRNTYWLLALSMLPTVLGAWIGVQTGITAALTGGIGLIVFLGGAFGFMYAIEKTKNSAAGVPVLLGFTFFMGLMLSRLLASVLGFSNGSSLIMTAFGGTAGVFFVMANLSTVIKRDISGMGKWLFVGALAIMIGAIINVFVGSPAAMAAIATLAIVVFSMYLLYDLKRIVDGGETNYITATLGLYLSVFNIFQSLLMLLGMFGGDRE
- a CDS encoding ExbD/TolR family protein; this translates as MAIGTSQDNDDMMSEINMIPFIDVMLVLLIIFIITVPVIKHAVNIELPQASMEKVLDKPENIRLSVDADGVYFWNDQRVEDADFAIRLTAAAAQEPQPELHIRGDKAVRYERVAQAMATAQRSGVRKIGFITEPAP
- a CDS encoding GlcG/HbpS family heme-binding protein — its product is MKNKPMLESADVKLIAAAAEAEALKNNWAVTIAIVDDGGHLLGLQRLDGAAAISSHIAPAKAHTAAMGRRESKVYEDVINQGRTSFLSAPFLSGMLEGGVPIMKDGQCLGAVGVSGVKSTEDAQIARAGIAAIGL
- a CDS encoding response regulator codes for the protein MTETRPRILIVEDENKIAGVLLDYLAQAGYDSHHLTRGDEVEPWLDKHPVDLLLLDLMLPGKNGLDICKALRAGMPGRPAPAIIMVTARVEEIDRLLGLELGADDYICKPFSPREVIARIKAVLRRGTHTASAASEEPSGGLTMEDGAWRATIAGHDLGLTAVEYQLLKVLSARPGRIFSREQLMDLMYRDERIVSDRTVDSHIKKLRRKIQEQLPEHELIHSVYGLGYRFDPLP